One Terriglobia bacterium genomic window carries:
- a CDS encoding substrate-binding domain-containing protein, giving the protein MRTAAIAIAAIAIGVVLATVPGAAQQDKSIVVASTTSTQDSGLFEYLLPIVRQKTGITVKVLAQGTGQALDTARRGDADVVFVHAKSEELKFLAEGESLRRYPVMYNDFVLIGPTGDPAGIAGMKDIAKALKAVKDKQASFVSRGDRSGTHIAELDLWKDSGIDIDKDRGRWYKSIGQGMGAALNIAAASGSYVLSDRATWIHFQNKSGLRIVVEGDKRMFNQYGVMLVNPEKHPKVKKELGQQFINYLISPDGQKDIANFKIGGEQLFYPNANDPGA; this is encoded by the coding sequence ATGCGCACTGCCGCTATTGCCATTGCCGCGATCGCGATCGGTGTTGTTCTTGCCACGGTGCCCGGCGCGGCACAGCAGGACAAGTCGATCGTGGTGGCTTCGACCACTTCGACGCAGGACTCCGGCCTGTTCGAATATCTGCTGCCGATCGTCAGGCAAAAGACTGGAATCACTGTAAAGGTCCTGGCGCAAGGAACCGGCCAGGCGCTCGACACCGCCAGGCGCGGTGATGCCGACGTGGTCTTCGTTCACGCCAAATCGGAGGAACTGAAGTTCCTCGCCGAGGGCGAAAGCCTAAGACGCTATCCAGTGATGTACAACGACTTCGTGCTGATCGGTCCAACCGGCGATCCGGCGGGCATCGCGGGGATGAAGGACATAGCCAAGGCGCTCAAGGCGGTAAAGGACAAGCAGGCGTCCTTCGTTTCACGCGGCGACCGCTCCGGCACACATATTGCCGAGCTTGATCTGTGGAAAGATTCCGGCATTGATATCGATAAGGATAGGGGCCGTTGGTACAAATCCATAGGGCAAGGCATGGGCGCCGCCCTCAACATCGCCGCGGCCAGCGGTTCTTACGTGCTCTCAGACCGTGCCACTTGGATTCATTTCCAGAATAAGTCCGGCTTGCGAATCGTGGTCGAAGGCGACAAACGCATGTTCAACCAATATGGCGTCATGCTGGTGAACCCGGAAAAGCATCCGAAGGTAAAAAAGGAACTCGGCCAGCAGTTCATCAACTATCTGATCTCGCCGGATGGACAGAAGGACATCGCAAACTTCAAGATCGGTGGAGAGCAGCTGTTCTATCCGAATGCCAATGACCCGGGAGCGTAA
- a CDS encoding AbrB/MazE/SpoVT family DNA-binding domain-containing protein produces the protein MDVTTSIGAGGRIVIPAEFRREIGADIGDEVILRLVEGEIHVLTRSQAVRKAQAVVRNSVPKGRSLVKELLRERRKDARRE, from the coding sequence ATGGACGTTACTACCAGTATCGGTGCCGGAGGGCGCATTGTGATACCCGCCGAATTTCGGCGTGAAATCGGGGCCGATATCGGCGACGAAGTCATTCTGCGGCTGGTTGAAGGAGAGATTCACGTTCTGACAAGGTCTCAGGCGGTCCGGAAAGCGCAGGCTGTGGTGCGGAATAGCGTTCCGAAAGGCCGTTCTCTGGTGAAGGAATTGCTTCGCGAAAGGCGCAAGGATGCGCGACGTGAGTAA
- a CDS encoding DMT family transporter, which yields FVILFSIVWLGETLSQTQALGCALVISAVFMASVTVKVHGVPRREIRRVVAIGMTAIILIAAGVVIAKSALDRTPLLWAIETRYAGGLAGVLGFRPFLKGKLGKAVPQLTRNEWLTLFGSAAAGYFQMILWLGGMKYAQASIAAALNQTATIFTIVLAALFLHEPLTRVRVAGATLAMAGIVLITQF from the coding sequence CCTTCGTGATTCTATTTTCGATAGTTTGGCTGGGCGAAACACTCTCGCAGACACAGGCACTCGGTTGTGCACTCGTGATCTCTGCCGTATTTATGGCCAGCGTCACTGTAAAAGTGCATGGTGTGCCGCGGCGGGAAATCCGGCGGGTTGTGGCGATCGGGATGACCGCGATCATTTTGATCGCGGCAGGCGTCGTCATCGCCAAGTCGGCGTTGGACCGGACGCCGCTTCTGTGGGCCATCGAAACGCGTTATGCCGGAGGCCTCGCCGGCGTGCTGGGTTTTCGGCCGTTCCTGAAAGGCAAACTGGGCAAAGCCGTCCCACAACTCACGCGCAACGAGTGGCTCACATTATTTGGAAGCGCGGCGGCCGGATATTTTCAAATGATCCTCTGGCTGGGAGGAATGAAGTACGCTCAGGCGTCTATCGCCGCGGCACTGAACCAGACTGCGACAATTTTCACGATTGTGCTAGCCGCGTTATTCCTCCACGAACCTCTGACGCGCGTCCGCGTAGCGGGCGCAACGCTGGCCATGGCCGGCATCGTCCTGATTACGCAATTTTGA
- a CDS encoding fibronectin type III domain-containing protein, with translation MKQIRIAANFKQLKHLDLKVRAARVLNMLYSEPFFSDPPVPREELAAAYNRYSDSLIDVMDGARSKRVARDSARDVLIGCLVRLVPYVQVKSQGDAATMMSSGFDVKIPATVKGPVFLLPPKIRKTLRGGSGVIILFIKAIAEASSYKVRYAIIGDDGVPGIWTEFPVTKVKQAITVNGLTPLKRYVFQAQALGDLGFSDWSQSVPIST, from the coding sequence ATGAAGCAGATACGTATTGCTGCAAACTTCAAACAGCTGAAACACCTCGATCTCAAGGTGCGTGCGGCGCGGGTTCTCAATATGCTGTACAGCGAGCCGTTTTTCTCGGATCCGCCTGTGCCGCGCGAGGAATTGGCCGCCGCTTACAACAGATACTCGGACTCGCTGATCGACGTAATGGACGGCGCGAGATCCAAACGAGTGGCTCGCGATTCGGCGCGAGATGTTCTCATCGGGTGTTTAGTGCGCCTGGTTCCTTACGTTCAAGTGAAATCGCAAGGCGACGCGGCGACCATGATGTCGTCGGGTTTTGATGTGAAGATCCCTGCCACCGTCAAGGGACCGGTTTTCTTGCTTCCGCCGAAGATTCGCAAAACTTTACGTGGTGGCTCCGGCGTTATTATCCTTTTCATCAAAGCAATCGCCGAAGCATCGAGTTACAAAGTGCGTTATGCAATAATCGGAGACGATGGTGTTCCCGGCATTTGGACAGAATTTCCCGTCACCAAAGTCAAACAAGCGATCACGGTCAACGGTCTGACGCCCCTCAAACGCTACGTCTTTCAAGCCCAGGCGCTCGGCGATCTCGGTTTTTCGGACTGGAGCCAATCCGTACCCATCAGCACTTAG
- a CDS encoding PQQ-dependent dehydrogenase, methanol/ethanol family produces MHFRKVTVSFLSLSGLILATWVVTGQVRRVDDLALRNAGKTGEEWLTYGLTPGETRYSPLKQLDPANVSRLGLAWSYEIGPGGGNQEATPLYWNGTIYSITQWSVVYAVDARTGKEKWRWDPEVNQTAVRPKICCGVVQRGVAIYQGKLITPVVDGRLEALDAESGKPIWETRVSYAQDNYTLTMAPRIAKGKVIIGASGSEYPVRGFFSAFDANSGRQVWKFWTVPGDPSKPFESPALKKAAETWSGAWWKLGGGGSVWDGFAYDPDTNLVYVGTGNGGPWPEELRQSKDKDNLYVCSVIAVNVDTGDYKWHYQFTPGDSWDFDAVQGFILADMTINGRPRKVIMQANKNGFYYVLDRLTGAFISAQPFVQVTWAKGIDPETGRPMVNPGAHYDNGGGTVTVQPGAGGGHNWSPMSYNPNTGLVYVPSSTTSSGTYTVDPNFTYVAGRSNTGLARGNRGATNDGAGAAPPPPPAPPKTLPAIGPVPPEGQRGMLVAWDPVMQKERWRAPGGGGIGGGTVTTAGNLVFQVVNDGRLMAYSADKGEKLLEIQTGLRGGMGPPITFMLDGKQYVALNGGTGQAAGGGGRGATPPAAGRGAEALPPDLAGAAAQAGQRGAAPAPAVAPAPASATTTVKPRLLVFVLDGKGALPGAN; encoded by the coding sequence ATGCATTTTCGAAAGGTGACGGTATCCTTCTTATCGCTTTCCGGGCTGATCCTTGCAACCTGGGTCGTCACGGGCCAGGTGCGCCGAGTCGACGACCTAGCGTTGCGGAATGCGGGGAAGACTGGTGAAGAGTGGTTGACGTATGGTCTCACCCCGGGAGAGACGCGCTACAGCCCGCTCAAGCAATTGGATCCCGCCAATGTGAGCCGCCTGGGACTTGCCTGGTCGTATGAAATCGGGCCCGGTGGAGGTAACCAGGAAGCCACACCGCTGTACTGGAACGGCACGATTTACTCGATCACGCAATGGAGCGTGGTTTACGCCGTTGACGCGCGCACCGGAAAAGAAAAATGGCGGTGGGATCCGGAAGTAAATCAAACCGCAGTGCGTCCGAAGATCTGCTGCGGTGTGGTACAGCGAGGCGTCGCGATCTACCAGGGCAAACTCATCACGCCGGTCGTCGATGGAAGGCTGGAAGCGCTGGATGCCGAGAGCGGAAAGCCGATATGGGAAACGCGAGTCTCTTATGCTCAAGACAACTATACGCTGACGATGGCGCCGCGGATCGCCAAGGGAAAAGTGATTATCGGCGCCAGCGGATCCGAATATCCCGTACGCGGATTTTTCTCCGCATTCGATGCCAACAGCGGCCGTCAGGTCTGGAAGTTCTGGACCGTTCCCGGCGATCCTTCCAAACCATTCGAAAGTCCCGCGTTGAAAAAGGCCGCCGAGACCTGGAGCGGCGCCTGGTGGAAGCTCGGTGGTGGCGGCTCTGTCTGGGACGGCTTTGCTTATGATCCCGATACCAATCTCGTTTACGTCGGCACCGGCAACGGCGGGCCCTGGCCGGAGGAGTTGCGTCAATCCAAGGATAAGGACAACCTGTATGTGTGCTCCGTCATCGCCGTCAATGTGGATACCGGCGATTACAAATGGCACTACCAGTTCACGCCCGGCGATTCCTGGGACTTTGACGCCGTCCAGGGATTCATCCTCGCGGATATGACGATCAACGGGCGTCCCCGCAAAGTGATCATGCAGGCCAACAAGAACGGTTTTTATTACGTTCTCGATCGCCTGACAGGGGCGTTTATTTCAGCTCAGCCCTTTGTGCAGGTGACCTGGGCAAAGGGCATCGATCCGGAGACCGGGCGGCCAATGGTGAATCCCGGAGCGCATTACGATAATGGCGGCGGAACTGTTACCGTGCAACCCGGCGCGGGCGGCGGTCACAACTGGTCGCCCATGTCTTACAATCCGAACACCGGCCTGGTTTACGTTCCGTCGTCAACGACGAGCAGCGGTACATACACGGTTGATCCGAATTTCACGTATGTGGCGGGACGCTCCAACACCGGTCTGGCCCGGGGAAATCGCGGCGCAACAAACGACGGCGCCGGCGCTGCGCCTCCACCCCCTCCAGCCCCTCCCAAAACGTTGCCGGCAATCGGTCCGGTTCCGCCGGAAGGACAACGAGGAATGCTGGTCGCGTGGGATCCGGTGATGCAAAAAGAACGCTGGCGCGCGCCGGGTGGCGGCGGTATCGGCGGCGGCACAGTGACGACGGCCGGCAACCTTGTGTTCCAGGTCGTTAACGACGGAAGGCTAATGGCCTACAGTGCGGATAAAGGTGAAAAGCTGCTTGAAATCCAGACCGGACTGCGGGGCGGGATGGGACCGCCGATCACCTTCATGTTGGATGGCAAGCAGTATGTGGCTCTGAACGGTGGAACCGGCCAGGCTGCGGGTGGAGGCGGACGCGGCGCAACGCCGCCCGCGGCTGGTCGAGGCGCTGAAGCCCTGCCTCCGGATCTCGCAGGCGCTGCGGCACAGGCGGGCCAGCGGGGGGCTGCTCCAGCGCCGGCTGTAGCGCCCGCGCCGGCTTCTGCAACGACGACCGTGAAGCCAAGATTGCTGGTGTTTGTCCTGGACGGGAAAGGCGCCCTCCCCGGGGCGAACTAA
- a CDS encoding DUF2007 domain-containing protein encodes MNDWVVVYSGNIVETDLLKCLLESEGIYSILQNENIGMIAPYLSPAGAGVNLAIARSDLARARPIVEDYVINKSRRLHEA; translated from the coding sequence ATGAACGATTGGGTTGTCGTCTATTCTGGAAATATCGTCGAGACCGATCTGCTGAAGTGCCTTCTCGAAAGTGAAGGCATTTACAGCATCCTGCAGAATGAAAATATCGGAATGATCGCGCCCTACCTGTCCCCGGCTGGAGCTGGTGTCAATCTCGCCATCGCCAGATCCGACCTCGCAAGGGCCCGCCCCATCGTTGAAGACTACGTCATCAATAAATCCCGCCGTCTCCACGAAGCGTAA
- a CDS encoding ATP-binding cassette domain-containing protein, producing MNSSGLPADLPIVFLNVDIVAGAQTILNRFSINISAGAPTVLIGPNGSGKTTLLRAAMGLIPPSRGSITWGGREALPPVRRAIVFQRPVMLRRTAAGNIAYALAAAGVPRAKREQRITELMSLVGLRELEGRPARRLSGGEQQRISLARALARDPAVLFLDEPTASLDPAATGAIEDIIRTISARGVKIVMATHDLGEAKRIAGEIVLLHRGGVIESGPAETFFTAPRTEEARQFIAGELLV from the coding sequence ATGAACTCGAGCGGCCTCCCTGCGGACCTGCCCATCGTGTTCCTGAACGTTGATATCGTCGCCGGCGCGCAAACGATCCTCAATCGTTTCTCTATCAACATCTCAGCGGGAGCGCCGACCGTGCTGATCGGACCCAATGGCTCCGGCAAGACTACGCTACTGCGCGCAGCCATGGGACTCATCCCGCCCTCGCGCGGAAGCATTACCTGGGGTGGCCGCGAAGCGTTGCCGCCGGTGCGGCGGGCGATCGTGTTCCAGCGGCCGGTCATGCTCCGCCGCACGGCTGCAGGGAATATCGCTTACGCCCTCGCTGCCGCCGGCGTGCCCCGGGCGAAACGAGAGCAGCGCATTACCGAATTAATGTCGTTGGTCGGACTTCGGGAACTCGAAGGTCGTCCCGCGCGGCGACTATCGGGTGGCGAGCAGCAGCGGATCTCGCTGGCGCGTGCGCTGGCCCGTGATCCCGCCGTCCTCTTTCTCGATGAGCCGACCGCGAGCCTCGATCCCGCCGCCACCGGGGCCATCGAGGACATTATCCGAACCATCAGCGCCCGCGGCGTCAAGATTGTGATGGCCACTCATGACCTCGGCGAAGCCAAACGCATTGCCGGCGAGATCGTGCTGCTGCACCGTGGAGGTGTCATCGAAAGCGGTCCGGCGGAGACATTTTTCACCGCTCCGAGAACTGAAGAAGCAAGACAATTTATCGCCGGTGAATTACTGGTTTAG
- a CDS encoding retropepsin-like aspartic protease — protein MNIHKDITAAILFITMASAAGAAGESGAAGKRVLLDKEGGSIEIRVAHTNDKQTRDAVRRQLQEEARTGPAAESPAMQQYQKNIRYRYENTAQGGRLRIIAKNQQALMAVQDFLRAQMNLAQQSGAVAFDFVANTALVVLPVMVNDHGPYRFLLDTGASNTILSTAVADALMIPARRSQMLSTAAGSVPVTVRSVNILQAGAARLEGIEIAVGNFGLLKTMNVDGILGSDYLRQFKVSIDYDNQLVDIEPCCSPISLKLNA, from the coding sequence ATGAATATTCACAAGGACATTACTGCGGCCATCCTATTTATTACCATGGCCAGTGCCGCCGGTGCCGCCGGCGAATCGGGGGCGGCAGGCAAGCGCGTTCTCCTCGATAAAGAAGGCGGCAGCATCGAAATCCGCGTCGCGCACACAAATGACAAGCAAACACGGGATGCAGTGCGCCGGCAACTTCAGGAGGAGGCCCGCACGGGGCCGGCCGCGGAAAGCCCGGCCATGCAGCAATACCAGAAGAACATCCGGTACCGCTACGAAAACACCGCGCAAGGCGGAAGACTGCGCATCATTGCGAAAAACCAACAGGCGCTGATGGCCGTGCAGGACTTTCTGCGGGCGCAGATGAACCTGGCACAACAATCCGGCGCCGTGGCGTTCGATTTCGTCGCCAATACGGCATTGGTCGTGTTGCCGGTGATGGTTAATGACCACGGTCCGTACCGGTTTTTGCTCGATACCGGCGCGAGTAACACTATCCTGTCGACAGCGGTCGCCGACGCCTTGATGATTCCGGCGCGCAGAAGTCAGATGCTGTCTACAGCGGCGGGAAGCGTGCCAGTGACGGTGCGTAGTGTCAATATTTTGCAAGCCGGGGCGGCCCGCCTGGAAGGCATTGAAATTGCTGTAGGAAACTTCGGTTTGTTGAAGACGATGAACGTCGATGGGATTTTAGGAAGCGATTATCTGCGCCAGTTCAAGGTGTCCATCGATTATGACAACCAGCTTGTGGATATCGAACCGTGTTGTTCGCCGATATCGTTGAAACTGAACGCATGA
- a CDS encoding cytochrome c3 family protein encodes MIKVFLVSITVLAAALSITAGAHSQTAAAAQAQTSISGRTYVGSATCRDCHMDVYERWSKTRMANVVTDPKVRPQVVIPDFSKPDPLLTFKLDDVAFVYGTKWKQRYFKKVGNDYFVLPAQWDISHGIWRAYVVQPNTDWWVPFYPADNMKRPTGPLCDGCHSVNYDIKTKTPTEWNVGCERCHGPGSAHAANPTRLNIVNPARLDFVRANDTCIQCHSQGQPLKNPIEGQYYDWPVGFNQGLNLKDFWKLEEHKLGETNFMHFADGTAHKNRMQGNDFVQSVMYRRGVTCFDCHDVHGTGNNAEVIKPANQLCLNCHGPSSPNGPHAATIEAHTHHQAGSAGNDCVSCHMPKIEQTIADINVRSHTFEFIPPEKTDLYKIPNPCTSCHTDKTTQWARDAMKDWANVSPWRVN; translated from the coding sequence ATGATCAAAGTATTTCTCGTCTCCATCACTGTTCTGGCAGCAGCTCTGTCTATTACTGCCGGTGCTCATTCTCAAACGGCTGCGGCGGCTCAAGCGCAAACGTCCATTTCCGGACGGACATACGTCGGCTCCGCCACGTGCCGCGATTGTCATATGGACGTCTATGAGCGGTGGTCGAAGACCAGAATGGCCAACGTAGTAACCGATCCCAAAGTCAGACCGCAGGTCGTCATTCCGGATTTCTCCAAGCCCGATCCGTTGCTGACTTTCAAGTTGGATGATGTCGCCTTCGTCTACGGCACCAAATGGAAACAGCGGTATTTCAAGAAAGTCGGCAATGACTACTTTGTGCTTCCAGCTCAATGGGACATCAGTCACGGAATATGGCGGGCGTACGTCGTCCAACCGAACACCGACTGGTGGGTGCCCTTTTATCCCGCGGATAACATGAAGCGGCCGACCGGTCCGCTTTGTGACGGCTGCCACTCGGTCAACTACGACATCAAAACGAAAACTCCAACGGAGTGGAACGTCGGGTGTGAGCGGTGCCACGGTCCGGGCAGCGCACACGCTGCAAACCCGACACGGCTGAATATCGTCAACCCCGCCCGGCTTGATTTCGTTCGTGCAAACGATACTTGTATTCAGTGCCACTCCCAGGGCCAGCCGTTGAAAAACCCGATCGAAGGCCAGTATTACGACTGGCCTGTGGGATTCAACCAGGGCTTGAATCTGAAAGACTTCTGGAAGCTCGAAGAGCACAAGCTCGGCGAGACCAACTTCATGCATTTCGCTGACGGCACCGCCCACAAGAACCGCATGCAGGGAAATGATTTTGTGCAAAGCGTGATGTACCGCCGGGGGGTCACCTGCTTCGACTGCCACGATGTGCACGGAACAGGCAACAACGCGGAGGTGATCAAGCCCGCGAATCAGCTGTGCCTCAATTGCCATGGTCCTTCATCGCCGAACGGTCCGCATGCGGCCACGATCGAGGCCCACACTCATCATCAGGCAGGCAGCGCAGGAAACGACTGTGTGTCCTGCCATATGCCGAAGATCGAACAGACCATCGCCGACATCAACGTACGCAGCCACACGTTCGAGTTCATTCCGCCGGAAAAGACCGACCTGTACAAGATTCCCAATCCCTGTACCAGTTGTCACACCGACAAGACGACGCAATGGGCGCGGGATGCCATGAAGGATTGGGCCAACGTGTCCCCGTGGCGTGTGAACTGA
- a CDS encoding response regulator — MKPRRIKLAIVDDNADNRLILRTYLEDRYEIAEFADGKEAIQGVKQMKPDVVLLDISLPDMDGVEVLRVIRDDASLRDLRVIALTAHAMIGDRERFLQFGFDAYASKPLDFGKLEEQIRKYAHHQALSAS, encoded by the coding sequence ATGAAACCTCGCCGCATAAAGCTCGCAATCGTCGATGACAACGCCGACAACCGTCTGATCCTTCGCACATACCTGGAAGATCGCTATGAGATCGCCGAGTTCGCTGACGGCAAGGAGGCGATTCAGGGCGTCAAGCAAATGAAGCCCGACGTCGTGTTACTGGACATCTCCTTGCCCGATATGGATGGAGTGGAAGTCTTGCGGGTGATTCGTGACGACGCCAGCTTACGAGATTTGCGCGTGATCGCGCTGACGGCTCATGCAATGATCGGTGATCGCGAACGTTTTTTGCAATTTGGTTTCGACGCATACGCTTCCAAGCCGCTCGACTTCGGCAAACTCGAGGAACAGATTCGAAAATACGCCCATCATCAAGCCCTGTCTGCCAGTTAA
- a CDS encoding type II toxin-antitoxin system VapC family toxin: MSKYVLDASALLALLNDEPGAQRVEQILPQSVIGAVNVSETAGKLASRGMSPEDVRISIGLLNLEIIPFDRELAFAAGALIVHTKKLGLSLGDRACLALALARNNTAVTAESAWSRLKLGTPIEVIRGRSTS; the protein is encoded by the coding sequence GTGAGTAAATACGTTCTGGATGCTTCTGCGCTCCTGGCGCTCCTGAACGACGAGCCTGGCGCGCAACGCGTCGAGCAGATCCTGCCCCAGTCCGTGATCGGCGCGGTGAATGTATCCGAAACCGCGGGGAAGCTCGCAAGCCGGGGGATGAGCCCCGAAGACGTTCGAATCAGCATCGGCCTGCTCAATCTTGAAATCATTCCATTCGATCGCGAATTGGCATTTGCCGCCGGCGCACTCATCGTCCACACGAAGAAGCTCGGGCTTTCACTGGGCGACCGCGCCTGTTTAGCGCTCGCATTGGCCCGAAACAATACTGCCGTTACTGCCGAATCGGCATGGTCCCGGCTGAAACTCGGAACACCCATTGAGGTTATCCGCGGACGATCAACGTCGTAG
- a CDS encoding ABC transporter permease — MPENVSALHLVLTGDPALFAIVWLSLIVSLSATLFAALVGLPLGAVIALTRFAGREPVIVVLNALMGLPPVVVGLLVFVALSRSGPLGSWGLLFTPQAMVIAQTLLVIPIIAALTRQTIEDLWIEYRDELAAMNIGPLGRVRTLLWDARFSLVTALLAGFGRAAAEVGAILIVGGNIEGFTRTMTTAIALETSKGELSLAIGLGIVLIFIVILISALAWGVRRAGERFAG; from the coding sequence ATGCCGGAAAACGTTTCCGCTCTCCATCTCGTCCTCACCGGCGATCCGGCGCTTTTCGCTATCGTGTGGTTGTCGCTGATCGTCAGCCTTAGCGCCACGCTATTCGCAGCTCTGGTCGGCCTTCCGCTTGGGGCAGTGATCGCGCTCACCCGATTCGCCGGCCGGGAACCCGTGATTGTAGTTCTCAACGCCCTGATGGGCCTGCCGCCCGTGGTGGTTGGACTACTGGTATTCGTGGCGCTTTCGCGGTCGGGTCCACTTGGATCGTGGGGCCTGCTGTTTACGCCGCAGGCAATGGTGATCGCACAGACCCTATTGGTGATACCGATCATCGCAGCTCTCACGCGCCAAACCATTGAGGACTTGTGGATCGAGTACCGCGACGAACTGGCCGCTATGAATATCGGTCCGCTCGGCCGCGTACGGACGTTGCTCTGGGATGCGCGTTTTTCCCTGGTCACCGCCCTGCTTGCCGGATTCGGACGGGCCGCAGCGGAAGTCGGCGCCATCCTCATCGTTGGCGGCAATATCGAAGGCTTCACACGCACGATGACGACGGCGATAGCGCTGGAAACGTCGAAGGGTGAGCTGTCGCTCGCCATCGGCCTCGGCATCGTCCTGATTTTCATCGTGATTCTGATCAGCGCTCTGGCCTGGGGAGTGCGGCGCGCCGGGGAACGCTTCGCCGGATGA